In a single window of the Flavobacterium sp. W4I14 genome:
- a CDS encoding rhamnulose-1-phosphate aldolase/alcohol dehydrogenase (product_source=TIGR02632; cath_funfam=3.40.50.720; cog=COG1028,COG3347; pfam=PF00596,PF13561; smart=SM01007; superfamily=51735,53639; tigrfam=TIGR02632): MSIDTKSYKHVSYLWDEEEAAKLAGDEVALLIYRSNLLGADLRLTNYGGGNTSCKVLEKDPLTGLETEVMWVKGSGGDLGTLKKSGLAALYVDRLRSLKNIYRGVEHEDEMVELFNHCIFDLSSKAPSIDTPLHGFLPFAHIDHLHPDAAIAIAAAKDGKKITEELFGGTIGWVEWKKPGFELGLQLKQCLDENPGIRGIMLGSHGLFTWGDTAYESYLNTLEVIEICSDYLNQNYGKKGPVFGGQKIESAAADQRKQQAAALAPVLRGLCSSKQHMIGHFTDDSRVLEFINSNDLDRLAPMGTSCPDHFLRTKISPLVLTLASDADLSDVKALKETLEPAFEAYRAMYTAYYEACKHPNSPAIRDTNPVVILYPGIGMFTFSKDKQTARVAAEFYINAINVMKGAEAVSAYTSLSHQEAFNIEYWLLEEAKLQRMPKPKPLTGKIALITGSAGGIGKAIAKKFVAEGGVVILNDMNAERLEEAGKEFASLYGKDSYSTAILNVTSEADIKQAFDSAALAFGGVDIIVNNAGLSISKTIADHTEKDWDLLYDVLVKGQFFITQAATNTMQKQNIGGDIINIVSKNALVSGPNNAGYGSAKAAQLHLSRLNAAELGADNIRVNVVNPDAVISDSNIWAGGWAEGRAKAYGITVAELPAYYAKRTLLNQIILPDDIANACFAFVGGLLHKSTGNVLNVDGGVAMAFVR, from the coding sequence ATGTCAATCGATACGAAAAGTTATAAGCACGTAAGCTATTTGTGGGATGAAGAGGAAGCCGCAAAACTTGCTGGTGATGAAGTTGCCCTCTTAATTTATCGCTCAAATTTATTGGGTGCAGATTTACGCTTAACCAATTATGGAGGTGGAAATACCTCGTGTAAAGTATTGGAAAAAGATCCGCTTACCGGCCTCGAAACCGAAGTAATGTGGGTAAAAGGTTCAGGTGGCGATTTAGGTACCTTAAAGAAAAGCGGTTTGGCTGCATTGTACGTAGATCGTTTACGTAGTCTGAAAAATATTTACCGTGGTGTAGAACATGAAGATGAAATGGTTGAACTTTTTAACCACTGTATTTTCGATTTAAGCTCTAAAGCGCCATCAATCGATACCCCTTTGCATGGTTTTCTGCCGTTTGCACATATCGATCACTTGCACCCGGATGCGGCCATTGCCATCGCAGCGGCTAAAGACGGTAAAAAGATTACCGAAGAATTATTTGGTGGAACGATAGGCTGGGTTGAATGGAAAAAACCTGGTTTCGAACTGGGCTTGCAATTAAAGCAATGTTTAGATGAAAATCCAGGCATCCGTGGCATTATGTTGGGCTCACATGGTTTGTTTACCTGGGGTGATACGGCTTACGAAAGTTACCTGAATACCTTAGAAGTTATCGAAATCTGTTCTGATTACCTTAACCAGAACTATGGTAAAAAAGGGCCTGTTTTTGGTGGACAAAAGATTGAAAGTGCAGCAGCAGATCAGCGTAAACAACAAGCGGCTGCTTTAGCGCCTGTTTTGCGTGGCTTATGCTCTTCTAAACAGCACATGATCGGTCATTTTACCGATGACAGTCGTGTTTTGGAATTCATCAATTCTAACGATCTTGATCGCCTTGCTCCAATGGGCACAAGCTGTCCCGATCACTTTTTACGCACCAAAATCAGTCCACTGGTTTTAACTTTAGCAAGCGATGCCGATTTATCGGATGTTAAAGCACTAAAAGAAACATTGGAGCCTGCTTTCGAAGCATATAGGGCAATGTACACGGCTTATTACGAAGCCTGTAAACATCCAAACAGTCCTGCCATTCGCGATACCAATCCGGTTGTTATTTTATATCCTGGAATCGGAATGTTTACCTTCTCTAAAGATAAACAAACAGCAAGGGTTGCTGCAGAATTCTATATCAATGCCATTAACGTAATGAAAGGCGCTGAGGCCGTTTCAGCATATACTTCTTTATCGCACCAGGAAGCTTTTAATATCGAATATTGGTTGTTGGAAGAAGCGAAGTTGCAGCGTATGCCTAAGCCAAAACCTTTAACAGGTAAAATTGCTTTGATTACCGGTAGTGCAGGTGGTATAGGTAAGGCGATTGCTAAAAAGTTTGTTGCAGAAGGTGGTGTGGTGATTTTAAATGATATGAATGCCGAGCGTTTGGAAGAAGCAGGTAAGGAATTTGCGAGCCTGTATGGTAAAGATTCTTACAGTACCGCAATTTTAAATGTTACCAGCGAAGCAGATATTAAACAGGCTTTCGATTCGGCTGCTTTGGCTTTTGGCGGAGTAGATATTATTGTAAACAATGCAGGGTTATCGATTTCTAAAACCATTGCAGATCATACCGAGAAGGATTGGGACTTATTATATGATGTTTTGGTAAAAGGTCAGTTTTTTATCACTCAGGCTGCAACAAATACGATGCAAAAGCAGAATATTGGTGGCGATATCATTAATATTGTAAGTAAGAACGCCCTGGTAAGCGGACCAAATAATGCTGGTTATGGCAGTGCAAAAGCTGCCCAGTTACATTTGAGCAGGTTAAACGCTGCTGAATTAGGTGCTGATAATATCCGTGTAAATGTGGTTAACCCTGATGCTGTAATCAGCGATAGTAATATCTGGGCTGGCGGTTGGGCAGAAGGCCGCGCAAAAGCTTACGGAATTACCGTTGCAGAACTACCGGCTTATTACGCGAAACGTACTTTGTTAAATCAGATTATATTACCAGATGATATTGCCAATGCTTGTTTCGCCTTTGTAGGTGGCTTGCTTCACAAATCAACCGGAAATGTTTTAAATGTTGATGGCGGAGTAGCCATGGCATTTGTGAGGTAA
- a CDS encoding L-rhamnose-H+ transport protein (product_source=KO:K02856; cog=COG3477; ko=KO:K02856; pfam=PF06379; superfamily=103481; transmembrane_helix_parts=Outside_1_3,TMhelix_4_23,Inside_24_34,TMhelix_35_57,Outside_58_69,TMhelix_70_92,Inside_93_96,TMhelix_97_119,Outside_120_138,TMhelix_139_158,Inside_159_185,TMhelix_186_208,Outside_209_238,TMhelix_239_258,Inside_259_278,TMhelix_279_296,Outside_297_305,TMhelix_306_328,Inside_329_339,TMhelix_340_362,Outside_363_364), with protein sequence MQAILGVIFHFFGGFASGSFYIPYKKVKGWAWESYWIVGGIFSWLIVPPLAAFLTIPNFTAIITSTNGSILWLTYFFGVLWGIGGLTYGLGVRYLGVSLGSSIILGLCMVLGSILPSIYFDFFPQAGKDTFTMFLHTDWGRMVLLGLLVCVIGIVICGKAGMMKEKEMKSGITDPHGMEVKTEYKFGLGLFVGIVSGVLSACFNFGIEAGKPMADAANAIWKAANPAETGNFLFQNNVTYVIVLWGGLTTNFIWCMVLNARNKTFGDYTNAKTPLLKNYIFSALAGTTWFLQFFFYGMGESKMGNGASSWILHMAFIILIANVWGLVLKEWKGVSRKTLITVLAGILTIIISVLIVGYGNSIKG encoded by the coding sequence ATGCAAGCAATTTTAGGTGTAATTTTTCATTTCTTCGGTGGTTTCGCCTCCGGAAGTTTTTATATTCCGTACAAAAAAGTTAAAGGCTGGGCCTGGGAAAGTTACTGGATCGTTGGAGGAATCTTCTCCTGGTTAATCGTTCCGCCTCTTGCTGCTTTTTTAACCATCCCTAATTTTACGGCAATTATAACCAGTACCAACGGTAGCATTTTATGGTTAACCTATTTTTTTGGTGTGCTTTGGGGTATTGGAGGTTTAACCTATGGCTTAGGCGTTCGTTATCTGGGTGTATCATTGGGAAGTAGTATCATTTTAGGACTTTGTATGGTTTTGGGTTCAATCCTGCCATCCATTTACTTCGATTTTTTCCCTCAGGCAGGTAAAGATACTTTTACCATGTTTTTACACACCGATTGGGGCCGGATGGTACTGCTGGGGCTATTAGTCTGTGTTATAGGTATTGTAATCTGCGGTAAAGCAGGTATGATGAAAGAAAAGGAAATGAAATCTGGTATTACCGATCCGCATGGCATGGAGGTGAAAACAGAATATAAATTCGGCCTTGGTTTATTTGTGGGGATTGTTTCAGGGGTTTTAAGCGCCTGTTTCAATTTCGGTATCGAAGCTGGAAAACCAATGGCTGATGCTGCGAATGCCATCTGGAAGGCAGCAAATCCTGCTGAAACAGGTAATTTCTTATTCCAGAACAACGTTACTTATGTTATTGTGCTTTGGGGAGGCCTAACCACTAATTTTATCTGGTGTATGGTATTAAATGCAAGGAATAAAACATTTGGCGATTATACCAATGCAAAAACGCCACTGTTAAAAAACTATATTTTTTCTGCCCTGGCGGGTACTACATGGTTCTTACAATTCTTTTTCTATGGCATGGGCGAAAGCAAAATGGGCAACGGCGCCAGTTCGTGGATTCTGCACATGGCCTTTATCATTCTCATCGCCAACGTATGGGGGCTGGTATTAAAAGAGTGGAAAGGTGTGTCGAGAAAAACGTTGATTACTGTTTTGGCGGGTATTTTAACCATCATCATTTCGGTACTCATTGTTGGTTACGGTAATTCAATAAAAGGTTAA
- a CDS encoding hypothetical protein (product_source=Hypo-rule applied): MHCYGRGLIVRILTPDGQDKHRLGLFSSRGVRYYYLTHIYSYALYRYIFSLEIASPSPTNHTLLFTMTIFRGGRVSI, from the coding sequence ATGCACTGTTATGGAAGGGGATTAATCGTGAGGATTTTAACTCCAGATGGACAGGATAAACATAGATTAGGCCTTTTTTCTTCTCGTGGTGTCAGATATTACTATCTGACACACATCTACAGTTATGCCCTTTATCGATATATCTTTAGTTTAGAGATTGCTTCACCCTCTCCCACTAATCATACGCTTCTGTTCACAATGACTATTTTTCGCGGAGGGAGGGTGAGCATATAG